The Ancylobacter sp. WKF20 genome contains a region encoding:
- the serB gene encoding phosphoserine phosphatase SerB gives MSEIAPLLAVLIANPAAPAVDADALRSARAAVPDAGEARVLNPGIAAEFAVGPDADIVALRAALDGRPLDVALVPAAGRRKKLFLADMDSTMIGQECIDELADYAGMKAHVAEITERAMRGEIAFEPALRERVALLKGLPLAVVDEVIAERIRLTPGGTELVRTMKANGAHTLLVSGGFTLFTQRVAAMIGFHADRANVLVTDGDAFAGLVEEPILGREAKLAALVEMRETLGLEPADTMAVGDGANDLAMIGEAGFGVAYHAKPAVAAAARFSINHGDLTALLYLQGYAADEFVTA, from the coding sequence ATGTCCGAGATCGCTCCCCTCCTCGCCGTGCTGATCGCCAACCCCGCCGCCCCGGCGGTGGACGCGGACGCCCTCAGGAGCGCCCGCGCAGCGGTACCGGACGCGGGCGAGGCGCGGGTGCTCAATCCCGGCATCGCCGCCGAATTCGCGGTCGGGCCTGATGCCGACATCGTCGCCCTGCGCGCCGCGCTGGACGGCCGACCGCTCGATGTGGCGCTGGTGCCGGCCGCCGGGCGGCGCAAGAAGCTGTTCCTCGCCGATATGGACTCCACCATGATCGGCCAGGAATGCATCGACGAGCTGGCCGATTATGCCGGCATGAAGGCCCATGTGGCCGAGATCACCGAGCGCGCCATGCGCGGCGAGATCGCCTTCGAGCCCGCTTTGCGCGAGCGCGTGGCGCTGCTCAAGGGCCTGCCGCTCGCCGTGGTGGATGAGGTGATTGCCGAGCGCATCCGCCTCACCCCCGGCGGCACGGAGCTCGTGCGCACCATGAAGGCGAATGGCGCGCACACGCTCCTGGTATCCGGCGGCTTCACCCTGTTCACGCAGCGCGTCGCGGCGATGATCGGCTTCCACGCCGACCGCGCCAATGTGCTGGTGACCGACGGCGACGCCTTTGCCGGCCTTGTCGAGGAGCCGATCCTCGGGCGGGAAGCCAAGCTCGCCGCGCTGGTCGAAATGCGCGAGACGCTGGGCCTTGAGCCCGCTGACACCATGGCGGTGGGCGATGGCGCCAATGATCTCGCCATGATCGGGGAAGCCGGCTTCGGCGTCGCCTATCACGCCAAGCCCGCCGTGGCGGCGGCCGCGCGGTTCAGCATCAACCATGGCGACCTCACCGCCCTGCTCTATCTGCAGGGCTATGCGGCGGACGAGTTCGTCACCGCCTGA
- the purE gene encoding 5-(carboxyamino)imidazole ribonucleotide mutase, with product MSDQTAGDARPIAIIMGSQSDWETMRHAAETLEALGIGHDCLIVSAHRTPDRMFSFAKGARAAGYKAIIAGAGGAAHLPGMVAALTSLPVFGVPVESKALSGLDSLYSIVQMPAGIPVGTLAIGKAGATNAGLLAAAVLAITDTALAERLDAWRAARTAAVTERPV from the coding sequence ATGAGCGACCAGACGGCAGGCGACGCGCGCCCGATCGCCATCATCATGGGCAGCCAGTCCGACTGGGAGACCATGCGCCACGCCGCAGAGACGCTGGAAGCGCTCGGCATCGGCCATGACTGCCTCATCGTCTCGGCCCACCGCACCCCGGACCGCATGTTCAGCTTCGCCAAGGGCGCCCGCGCCGCTGGCTATAAGGCGATCATCGCCGGGGCCGGCGGGGCGGCGCATCTGCCGGGCATGGTGGCGGCGCTGACCAGCCTGCCGGTGTTCGGCGTGCCGGTCGAATCAAAGGCGCTCTCCGGCCTCGACAGCCTCTATTCCATCGTGCAGATGCCCGCCGGCATCCCGGTCGGCACGCTCGCCATCGGCAAGGCCGGGGCGACCAATGCCGGCCTCCTTGCCGCCGCCGTGCTCGCCATCACCGACACCGCGCTCGCCGAGCGCCTCGACGCGTGGCGCGCCGCCCGCACCGCCGCCGTCACGGAGCGCCCCGTCTGA
- a CDS encoding ferric reductase-like transmembrane domain-containing protein, with translation MPFLREPSGKLSPEKIGALLVVLLPLVLLAVRALSGGFAPPAPFGAPPGLGGGGLGGGGLGGGGLGGGALPGEPALGARPLIEVIRFIGDWTIRLLLVTLAVTPARRLFNWPKLLAARRTLGLGAALLLTIHFAVYLVDLGDLGMAAREIVLRIYLTIGFIALLAFAAMASTSWDGAVRRLGGERWKHLHALIYPATALGILHFFMQQKLDVTEPTLMAGLFVWLMGWRLMQRYGRGTGLLNLVALAVVAGVLTALLEAGWYLAATGIDPARVLAANLAFSYSIRPAWWVFGAGLAVALASEVALRLRPLPVRRASRPARA, from the coding sequence ATGCCCTTCCTGCGCGAACCCTCCGGCAAGCTGAGCCCTGAGAAGATCGGCGCGCTGCTCGTCGTGCTGCTGCCGCTGGTGCTGCTGGCCGTGCGCGCGCTCTCCGGCGGCTTCGCGCCCCCTGCACCCTTTGGCGCCCCACCCGGCCTGGGTGGAGGCGGATTGGGTGGAGGCGGACTGGGCGGCGGCGGACTGGGCGGCGGCGCGCTGCCCGGCGAACCGGCGCTTGGCGCCCGGCCGCTCATCGAGGTCATCCGCTTCATCGGCGACTGGACCATCCGCCTGCTGCTGGTCACACTCGCCGTCACTCCGGCCCGGCGGCTGTTCAACTGGCCGAAGCTGCTCGCCGCACGCCGCACGCTCGGCCTCGGCGCGGCGCTGCTGCTCACCATTCATTTCGCGGTCTATCTGGTCGATCTCGGCGATCTCGGCATGGCGGCGCGGGAAATCGTGCTGCGCATCTATCTCACCATCGGCTTCATCGCCCTCCTCGCCTTCGCCGCCATGGCGTCCACCTCGTGGGACGGCGCGGTGCGTCGGCTCGGTGGCGAGCGCTGGAAGCACCTGCACGCGCTGATTTACCCGGCCACCGCGCTCGGCATCCTGCATTTCTTCATGCAGCAGAAGCTCGACGTGACCGAGCCGACGCTGATGGCGGGCCTGTTCGTCTGGCTCATGGGCTGGCGGCTGATGCAGCGCTACGGGCGCGGCACGGGGCTCTTGAACCTCGTCGCCCTCGCGGTCGTGGCGGGGGTGCTGACGGCGCTGCTGGAAGCCGGCTGGTATCTCGCCGCCACCGGCATCGACCCTGCCCGCGTGCTCGCCGCCAATCTCGCCTTTTCCTATTCCATCCGCCCGGCCTGGTGGGTGTTCGGCGCCGGCCTCGCGGTTGCGCTCGCCAGCGAGGTGGCGCTGCGCCTGCGCCCGCTGCCGGTCCGCCGTGCCTCGCGCCCGGCCCGTGCCTGA
- a CDS encoding nuclear transport factor 2 family protein: MSETRPPLPPFTHESAVQKVRGAEDGWNSCNPERVSLAYTPDSQWRNRAEFATGRAEIVAFLTRKWARELDYRLIKELWAFTGNRIAVRFAYEWHDDSGNWFRSYGNENWEFAESGLMQRRFACINDLPIATGDRKFHWDRSGPRPADHPGLSDLCL, from the coding sequence ATGTCCGAGACCCGCCCGCCGCTGCCGCCCTTCACGCATGAGAGCGCCGTCCAGAAGGTGCGCGGTGCCGAGGATGGCTGGAATTCCTGCAATCCCGAACGCGTCAGCCTCGCCTACACGCCGGACAGCCAATGGCGGAACCGCGCGGAATTCGCCACCGGCCGCGCCGAAATCGTCGCCTTTCTCACCCGCAAATGGGCGCGGGAACTGGATTACCGCCTCATCAAGGAGCTCTGGGCCTTCACCGGCAACCGCATCGCCGTGCGCTTCGCCTATGAGTGGCACGACGATTCCGGCAACTGGTTCCGCTCCTATGGCAATGAGAACTGGGAATTCGCCGAGAGCGGCCTGATGCAGCGGCGATTCGCCTGCATCAACGACCTGCCGATCGCCACCGGCGACCGCAAATTCCACTGGGACCGTTCCGGCCCACGCCCGGCCGATCATCCCGGATTGAGCGACCTCTGCCTCTGA
- the miaA gene encoding tRNA (adenosine(37)-N6)-dimethylallyltransferase MiaA, which yields MTTKAERPRAVLIAGPTASGKSALALDLAERIGGVVINADSMQVYRDLRVLTARPSVEEEARAPHRLYGHVDGAADYSVAHWLEDARAAIIEAETTGQLPIVIGGTGLYFKALTQGLAPMPSIPPEVRARVRGLDLPAPELHARLMAVDPQTAARLRPSDTQRLMRALEVFEATGRPLAQWQAERASEPVLPGNDALKLFLATDRTALRDAIARRFHLMMGAGALEEARALLARGLPEDRTILKAHGVPWFARHLAGEIDLEAAIAGGILDTRRYAKRQDTWFRHQLEGWTALPKAEAQELLRARFGGGA from the coding sequence GTGACGACAAAGGCGGAGCGCCCGCGCGCGGTGCTTATTGCAGGGCCGACCGCGAGCGGCAAGTCGGCGCTGGCGCTGGACCTCGCCGAACGGATCGGCGGCGTGGTGATCAATGCCGATTCGATGCAGGTCTATCGCGACCTGCGCGTGCTCACCGCCCGCCCGAGCGTGGAGGAGGAGGCGCGCGCGCCGCACCGTCTCTACGGCCATGTGGACGGGGCCGCCGACTATTCCGTGGCCCACTGGCTGGAGGATGCCCGCGCGGCGATCATCGAGGCAGAAACGACCGGGCAATTGCCCATCGTGATCGGCGGCACCGGGCTCTATTTCAAGGCGCTGACGCAGGGGTTGGCGCCAATGCCGTCGATCCCCCCCGAGGTGCGGGCGCGGGTGCGGGGGCTCGACCTGCCGGCGCCGGAACTCCACGCGAGGCTCATGGCGGTGGACCCGCAGACGGCGGCACGGCTGCGCCCCTCCGACACGCAGCGGCTGATGCGGGCGCTGGAGGTGTTCGAGGCGACCGGCCGCCCGCTGGCGCAGTGGCAGGCGGAGCGGGCGAGCGAGCCGGTGCTGCCCGGGAATGATGCGCTGAAGCTCTTTCTCGCCACCGACCGCACGGCGCTGCGCGACGCCATTGCCCGCCGCTTCCACCTGATGATGGGGGCGGGGGCGCTGGAGGAGGCGCGGGCCCTGCTGGCGCGCGGCCTGCCCGAGGACCGCACCATCCTCAAGGCGCATGGCGTGCCGTGGTTCGCGCGCCATCTCGCGGGCGAGATCGACCTTGAGGCGGCGATCGCGGGCGGCATTCTCGATACGCGCCGCTATGCCAAGCGGCAGGACACCTGGTTCCGCCATCAGCTGGAGGGCTGGACCGCGCTCCCGAAGGCCGAGGCGCAGGAATTGCTGCGCGCCCGCTTTGGCGGTGGCGCCTGA
- a CDS encoding L,D-transpeptidase family protein translates to MAGRGVTIGVSFGAGRARHLAGTALALLMAGVLLMPLAAWAQENSGAAIATERAGNGTGQPVAAFDPGRAGMTSAGQGAALLAALGHDPAPFDINDTRPKTEAPANPAPASAAPANPVTPAPSVGNGAPETGTGTATPAPVTPAAATPAAPATGTSTPATVSAPQAPRPDAGVSERLTALISDRLSRYAQRPAEQQALAAFYAARNFQPIFVAQGMVTPLGLAALGAFTGAAAEGLNPADYTVPPLPAHPDEAALADYELRLAATTLVYARHVQSGRFDPKRISKDVDPSPSVPDPLDVLATVSAAENAGKAYASFAPHYDEYRLLKAQLGRRLAEGAGVVHAPIPAGPSIRPGDRDPRVPLLRARLGIGGAPDDFVYDAYLMEAVRDFQRLSGANPDGIVGRGTLAVLNEGAGDSLDDIIANMERWRWLPHQVAPTYVIVNIPEYMVRIVVNEQTIHETRVVVGKPENQTPLMSEQMQYAVFNPSWNVPPGIIKNEMLPKLQADPYALDRQGIDVVRNGRIIDPGTVDWSRGSQGYAFRQAPGERNALGRMKFMFPNKHSVYLHDTPSRALFARDRRAFSHGCVRVFEPLKFAEVLFSVGLPGDGWSQQRINSLIGGDEKYLNLKQRFPVHIVYFTTYVDAEGQLVSREDIYGINDATKAMLGLNGTRVADRGGVVAPR, encoded by the coding sequence ATGGCCGGGCGTGGCGTGACTATCGGCGTGAGTTTCGGGGCGGGCCGCGCGCGGCATCTGGCGGGCACGGCGCTCGCGCTGCTGATGGCTGGCGTGCTGCTGATGCCGCTCGCCGCGTGGGCGCAGGAGAATTCCGGTGCGGCCATCGCCACCGAGCGCGCCGGCAATGGCACCGGCCAGCCGGTTGCCGCCTTCGATCCTGGCCGCGCCGGCATGACCAGCGCCGGGCAGGGCGCCGCGCTGCTGGCCGCGCTGGGCCATGACCCCGCGCCCTTCGATATCAACGACACCCGTCCGAAGACCGAGGCGCCGGCCAATCCGGCACCCGCCAGCGCGGCCCCGGCCAATCCGGTGACCCCGGCGCCTTCCGTCGGAAATGGCGCGCCGGAGACCGGCACCGGTACGGCGACGCCCGCCCCCGTCACGCCGGCGGCCGCGACCCCGGCCGCCCCGGCCACGGGCACCTCCACCCCGGCGACGGTCAGTGCGCCGCAGGCGCCCCGGCCGGATGCCGGCGTGTCCGAGCGGCTTACCGCGCTCATCTCCGACCGGCTGTCGCGCTACGCCCAGCGCCCGGCCGAGCAGCAGGCGCTCGCCGCGTTTTATGCCGCCCGCAACTTTCAGCCCATCTTCGTCGCGCAGGGCATGGTGACCCCGCTCGGCCTCGCCGCGCTCGGCGCCTTCACCGGCGCGGCGGCGGAAGGGCTGAACCCCGCCGACTACACCGTGCCGCCGCTGCCGGCTCACCCGGACGAGGCGGCGCTGGCCGATTACGAGCTGCGCCTCGCCGCCACCACGCTGGTCTATGCCCGTCATGTGCAGAGCGGGCGTTTCGACCCCAAGCGCATCTCCAAGGACGTCGATCCGAGCCCGTCCGTGCCGGACCCGCTCGATGTGCTCGCCACCGTCTCGGCGGCGGAGAATGCGGGCAAGGCCTATGCGTCCTTCGCCCCGCACTATGACGAGTATCGCCTGCTGAAGGCTCAGCTCGGCCGTCGTCTGGCGGAAGGGGCGGGCGTCGTTCACGCGCCGATCCCGGCCGGCCCCTCGATCCGCCCCGGTGACCGCGACCCGCGCGTGCCGCTGCTGCGTGCCCGGTTGGGCATTGGCGGGGCGCCGGATGATTTTGTCTACGACGCCTATCTCATGGAGGCGGTGCGCGACTTCCAGCGGCTTTCCGGCGCCAATCCCGATGGCATTGTCGGGCGCGGCACGCTCGCCGTGCTGAATGAGGGCGCGGGCGACAGCCTTGACGACATCATCGCCAACATGGAGCGGTGGCGCTGGCTGCCGCATCAGGTCGCGCCGACCTATGTGATCGTCAACATTCCCGAATACATGGTCCGCATCGTCGTCAACGAGCAGACCATCCATGAGACGCGCGTGGTCGTCGGCAAGCCCGAGAACCAGACGCCGCTGATGTCCGAGCAGATGCAGTACGCGGTGTTCAACCCGTCCTGGAACGTGCCGCCGGGCATCATCAAGAACGAGATGCTGCCCAAGCTGCAGGCCGACCCCTATGCGCTCGACCGCCAAGGCATCGACGTGGTGCGCAACGGGCGCATCATCGACCCCGGCACGGTGGACTGGAGCCGGGGCTCGCAGGGCTATGCGTTCCGGCAGGCGCCGGGCGAGCGCAACGCGCTGGGTCGCATGAAGTTCATGTTCCCCAACAAGCACTCGGTCTATCTGCACGACACGCCGAGCCGCGCGCTGTTTGCCCGTGACCGGCGCGCCTTCAGCCATGGCTGCGTGCGCGTGTTCGAGCCGTTGAAATTCGCCGAGGTGCTGTTCAGCGTCGGGCTGCCCGGCGATGGCTGGAGCCAGCAGCGAATCAACTCGCTCATTGGCGGCGACGAGAAGTACCTGAACCTGAAGCAGCGCTTCCCGGTCCATATCGTCTATTTCACCACCTATGTGGATGCCGAGGGGCAGCTGGTGTCGCGCGAGGACATCTACGGAATCAACGACGCCACCAAGGCGATGCTTGGGCTCAACGGCACGCGCGTGGCGGATCGTGGCGGAGTGGTGGCGCCACGGTGA
- a CDS encoding 5-(carboxyamino)imidazole ribonucleotide synthase, with amino-acid sequence MSRTLKPGDTIGILGGGQLARMIALAAAPLGLKAHIFAPEDGSPAFQVADAVTQAAYDDFAALEAFAGAVDVVTYEFENVPVETAAFLASHVPVHPGARALGITQDRLEEKTFVSRLGIETAPFAEVNDEAQLEAALAEIGRPAVLKTRRFGYDGKGQVIIRAGDDAAAAFAAIGRHAAILEGFVPFEREVSVVAARTEDGRFAAFEVTENEHRHHILHRSTVPADVSPAVVAVSAEIARRIGEALGYVGVFAVEMFLVVVEGTQGVIVNEIAPRVHNSGHWTLDGCETSQFEQHVRAIAGWPLGATDRRGRVEMTNLIGDEADTWLAVLEEPGAHLHLYGKAEARPGRKMGHVTRIFAED; translated from the coding sequence ATGTCCCGCACCCTCAAGCCCGGTGACACCATCGGCATTCTCGGCGGTGGCCAGCTCGCCCGCATGATCGCCCTCGCCGCCGCCCCGCTGGGGCTGAAGGCGCACATCTTCGCTCCCGAGGATGGCAGCCCGGCCTTCCAGGTCGCCGATGCGGTGACGCAGGCGGCCTATGACGACTTCGCCGCGCTCGAAGCCTTCGCTGGGGCGGTCGATGTCGTCACCTATGAATTCGAGAACGTGCCGGTGGAGACCGCCGCCTTCCTCGCCAGCCATGTGCCCGTGCATCCCGGCGCCCGCGCGCTCGGCATCACGCAGGACCGGCTGGAGGAGAAGACCTTCGTCTCCCGCTTGGGCATCGAGACCGCGCCCTTCGCCGAGGTGAATGACGAGGCCCAGCTCGAGGCCGCGCTGGCCGAGATCGGCCGGCCCGCCGTGCTGAAGACCCGCCGCTTCGGCTATGACGGCAAGGGGCAGGTCATCATCCGTGCGGGCGATGACGCCGCCGCCGCCTTCGCCGCCATCGGCCGCCATGCGGCGATCCTGGAAGGCTTCGTGCCCTTCGAGCGCGAGGTCTCCGTCGTCGCCGCCCGCACCGAGGATGGCCGCTTCGCCGCCTTCGAGGTGACGGAGAACGAGCACCGCCACCACATCCTTCACCGCTCCACCGTGCCGGCGGATGTCTCGCCGGCGGTCGTCGCCGTCTCCGCCGAGATCGCCCGCCGCATCGGCGAGGCGCTCGGCTATGTCGGCGTCTTCGCGGTGGAGATGTTCCTCGTCGTGGTTGAGGGCACGCAGGGCGTCATCGTCAACGAGATCGCCCCGCGCGTGCACAATTCCGGCCACTGGACGCTGGACGGCTGCGAGACCAGCCAGTTCGAGCAGCATGTGCGCGCCATTGCCGGCTGGCCCCTCGGCGCCACCGACCGGCGCGGCCGGGTCGAGATGACCAACCTCATCGGCGACGAGGCCGACACGTGGCTGGCCGTGCTCGAAGAGCCCGGCGCGCATCTGCACCTCTATGGCAAGGCGGAAGCCCGCCCCGGCCGGAAGATGGGCCACGTTACCCGCATCTTCGCCGAGGACTGA